In one Shinella zoogloeoides genomic region, the following are encoded:
- the prmB gene encoding 50S ribosomal protein L3 N(5)-glutamine methyltransferase, producing MTQDDITSELVTLRDYWRYAISRFNAADLSYGHGTTTAGDDAAFLLLDSLDLPIDALDPFLDARLLPAERRLLATRIEARVTTRKPSSYLTGRAYIQGVRFHVDERVIVPRSHIGEILFSEYLGEQGSSFLPDPMAVESAVDICTGSGCLAVLAAKFFPNAEVDAVDLSADALEVAKLNVAEHDVAGQVSLHQGDLFAPLAGRTYDLIITNPPYVDHEALDGYPPEFRAEPAMAHDGGEDGLDLVRRILAEAADYLNPDGGMICEIGSGREILEDEFPHLDFVWLETAESQDAVFWISAEALGVA from the coding sequence TTGACCCAGGACGATATTACAAGCGAACTCGTAACGCTGCGCGACTACTGGCGCTATGCGATCTCCCGCTTCAACGCGGCCGACCTCAGCTACGGTCACGGCACGACGACGGCCGGCGATGATGCCGCGTTCCTGCTGCTCGATTCGCTGGACCTGCCGATCGACGCGCTCGATCCCTTCCTCGACGCCCGCCTGCTGCCGGCCGAGCGCCGCTTGCTCGCGACACGCATCGAGGCGCGCGTGACCACCCGCAAGCCCTCGTCCTACCTCACCGGCCGCGCCTATATCCAGGGCGTACGGTTCCATGTGGACGAGCGGGTGATCGTGCCGCGCTCGCATATCGGGGAAATCCTGTTCAGCGAATATCTCGGCGAACAGGGCTCCTCCTTCCTGCCCGATCCCATGGCCGTCGAAAGCGCCGTGGACATCTGCACCGGCTCCGGCTGCCTTGCCGTTCTCGCCGCGAAGTTCTTCCCCAATGCCGAGGTGGACGCGGTCGATCTCTCCGCCGACGCCCTGGAGGTGGCAAAGCTCAATGTCGCCGAGCACGATGTCGCGGGCCAGGTCAGCCTTCATCAGGGCGACCTCTTCGCCCCGCTTGCCGGCAGGACATACGACCTGATCATCACCAACCCGCCCTATGTCGACCACGAGGCGCTTGATGGCTACCCGCCGGAATTCCGCGCCGAGCCGGCCATGGCGCATGACGGCGGTGAGGACGGGCTCGACCTCGTCCGCCGGATCCTGGCGGAAGCGGCGGATTACCTCAATCCCGACGGCGGGATGATCTGCGAGATCGGTTCGGGACGCGAAATCCTCGAAGACGAATTTCCCCATCTCGATTTCGTCTGGCTGGAAACGGCCGAATCCCAGGATGCCGTCTTCTGGATCTCCGCCGAAGCGCTCGGCGTGGCGTGA
- a CDS encoding MacB family efflux pump subunit, whose product MTALISLRDVTKTFYNGDFAVEVLHGISLDIEAGEFVAIIGQSGSGKSTLMNILGCLDQPTSGDYLIDGEPVAGFESDDLAALRRRTFGFVFQSYNLIPTASARENVEVPAIYAGLPARDRQERAEALLGSLKLGDRLDHRPNQLSGGQQQRVSIARALMNGGRVILADEPTGALDSQSGEEVMALLRRMHEDGHTIILITHSREVAEAADRLIEIRDGRIIADRARKARPSAEAAAGLQRAVKEGSAAIADISEAIKMAFRALHANLFRTVLTLLGIVIGVGSVVAMLAIGTGAQNSVLDRISAMGSDLLLVRPSMASFRGGSGSFPVTLVPSDADAILELPNVAFAVPEMTSSVTVRYGNIDYQTTANGTVPAFPRAKSWAVGSGEFINADDMDTYAPVTVLGQTVAKTLFPDGGNPLGQYVLVNKIPFQVIGVMAEMGASAGGNDQDDVMLVPLSTGSMRLFGQRNVRTITVQVEDASAIDLTQDAIQSLLNKRHKAEDTQITNMSSVREAFTETSNTMKLFLGSVAAISLLVGGIGVMNIMLVSVRERTREIGVRMATGARRRDILLQFLIEALVVSAIGGAIGVVLGLSIGGLAKVFGMPVSFTVGPVALAFACSFLTGLVFGYLPARNASHLQPAVALSAD is encoded by the coding sequence ATGACGGCGCTCATCTCGCTTAGGGACGTCACCAAGACCTTCTACAACGGCGACTTCGCCGTGGAGGTGCTGCACGGCATCTCGCTCGATATCGAGGCGGGGGAATTCGTCGCGATCATCGGCCAGTCCGGCTCCGGCAAGTCGACGCTGATGAACATCCTCGGCTGTCTCGACCAGCCGACATCGGGCGACTACCTGATCGACGGCGAGCCCGTCGCCGGTTTCGAGAGCGACGACCTTGCCGCGCTGCGCCGCCGCACCTTCGGCTTCGTCTTCCAGAGCTACAACCTCATCCCGACCGCAAGCGCCCGCGAGAATGTCGAGGTGCCGGCGATCTATGCCGGCCTTCCGGCACGCGACCGGCAGGAACGGGCGGAAGCGCTGCTCGGCTCGCTGAAGCTCGGCGACCGGCTCGATCACCGCCCGAACCAGCTCTCGGGCGGCCAGCAGCAGCGCGTCTCCATCGCCCGCGCGCTGATGAACGGCGGCCGCGTCATCCTCGCCGACGAGCCGACGGGCGCACTCGACAGCCAGAGCGGCGAGGAGGTGATGGCGCTCCTGCGCCGGATGCACGAGGACGGCCATACGATCATCCTCATCACCCATTCGCGTGAGGTGGCGGAAGCCGCCGACCGGCTGATCGAAATCCGTGACGGGCGCATCATCGCCGACCGCGCCCGCAAGGCCCGCCCGTCCGCCGAGGCGGCGGCCGGCCTGCAAAGGGCGGTGAAGGAAGGCTCGGCCGCCATCGCCGATATTTCCGAAGCGATCAAGATGGCTTTCCGGGCGCTCCACGCCAATCTCTTCCGCACCGTCCTGACGCTGCTCGGCATCGTCATCGGCGTCGGTTCCGTGGTGGCGATGCTGGCGATCGGCACGGGCGCGCAGAATTCCGTGCTCGACCGAATTTCCGCGATGGGTTCGGACCTCCTGCTGGTGCGGCCAAGCATGGCGAGTTTCCGCGGTGGCAGCGGCAGTTTTCCCGTAACCCTTGTTCCCTCGGATGCCGACGCCATCCTCGAATTGCCGAACGTCGCCTTCGCCGTGCCGGAAATGACGAGTTCCGTGACCGTGCGCTACGGCAATATCGATTACCAGACGACGGCCAACGGCACGGTGCCGGCCTTCCCGCGCGCGAAATCCTGGGCGGTCGGCTCGGGCGAGTTCATCAATGCCGACGACATGGACACGTATGCGCCGGTGACCGTGCTCGGCCAGACGGTGGCCAAGACGCTGTTTCCCGATGGCGGCAATCCGCTCGGCCAATATGTGCTGGTCAACAAGATCCCCTTCCAGGTGATTGGCGTGATGGCCGAGATGGGTGCGAGCGCCGGCGGCAACGACCAGGACGACGTGATGCTGGTGCCGCTCTCGACCGGCAGCATGCGGCTGTTCGGCCAGCGCAACGTGCGCACCATCACCGTCCAGGTCGAGGATGCCTCCGCCATCGACCTGACGCAGGACGCCATCCAGTCGCTACTCAATAAGCGGCACAAGGCGGAGGACACGCAGATCACCAACATGTCCTCGGTGCGCGAGGCGTTCACCGAGACGTCGAACACCATGAAGCTCTTCCTCGGCTCCGTCGCCGCCATCTCGCTTCTGGTCGGCGGCATCGGGGTGATGAACATCATGCTGGTGAGCGTGCGCGAGCGCACGCGCGAGATCGGCGTGCGCATGGCGACCGGCGCGCGGCGGCGGGATATCCTGCTGCAGTTCCTGATCGAGGCGCTCGTCGTCTCGGCGATCGGCGGCGCCATCGGCGTGGTGCTGGGGCTTTCCATCGGCGGGCTCGCCAAGGTCTTCGGCATGCCGGTCAGCTTCACGGTCGGCCCCGTGGCGCTCGCCTTCGCCTGCTCGTTCCTGACGGGCCTCGTCTTCGGCTACCTGCCGGCGCGCAACGCCTCCCACCTGCAGCCGGCCGTGGCGCTCAGCGCGGATTGA
- a CDS encoding pseudouridine synthase, which translates to MKGIRKPLKPVAGRKAAAPAGGKRVTLPRALSKLGFCSRTQAEELVRAGRVTVEGRVATDLETWVDLSSAAIAVDGKRIAAEARVYLMLNKPRGLVTTRHDPEGRPTVFDCLKHLDQTHLSPVGRLDKASEGLLLFTNDTEFAQALLDPETHVAKTYHVQMDRIVGREVLDAMVAGVRHDGELLRARRVRTVREGDRNSWIEVVLDEGKNRQIRRMLEALDIACLRLIRVAIGNLPLGDLEKGTVRPLSNEEVEDLRRLVASPRRVR; encoded by the coding sequence ATGAAGGGCATCCGCAAACCGTTAAAACCGGTAGCCGGCCGCAAGGCGGCTGCACCCGCCGGCGGCAAGCGGGTAACGCTGCCGCGCGCGCTCTCCAAGCTCGGCTTCTGCTCGCGCACGCAGGCGGAGGAGCTGGTGCGCGCCGGCCGCGTCACCGTCGAAGGCCGCGTCGCCACCGATCTCGAAACCTGGGTCGATCTTTCGAGCGCGGCGATTGCGGTGGACGGCAAGCGCATCGCCGCTGAGGCGCGCGTCTACCTGATGCTGAACAAGCCGCGCGGCCTCGTTACCACGCGGCACGATCCGGAAGGCCGCCCGACGGTCTTCGATTGCCTCAAGCATCTCGACCAGACGCATCTCTCGCCGGTCGGCCGCCTCGACAAGGCGAGCGAGGGCCTGCTGCTCTTCACCAACGACACGGAATTCGCGCAGGCGCTGCTCGATCCCGAGACCCATGTCGCCAAGACCTATCACGTCCAGATGGACCGTATCGTTGGCCGCGAGGTGCTCGACGCCATGGTGGCGGGCGTCAGGCACGACGGCGAACTGCTGCGCGCGCGGCGGGTGCGGACGGTTCGCGAGGGCGACCGGAATTCCTGGATAGAGGTCGTGCTGGACGAGGGGAAGAACCGACAGATCCGCCGCATGCTGGAAGCGCTGGACATCGCTTGCCTGCGCCTCATCCGCGTCGCCATCGGCAATCTGCCGCTGGGCGATCTGGAAAAGGGGACGGTTCGCCCGCTTTCGAACGAGGAGGTCGAAGACCTGCGCCGGCTCGTCGCCTCACCCCGCCGCGTCCGCTAG
- a CDS encoding efflux RND transporter periplasmic adaptor subunit, with protein sequence MSKTARPKTEEKAADAASPTNVTFMPGAVPPARRKRRSRAWLWLPVIAILAGAGYYGWRAYAPAETTTAVITQAVARGDIENAVTAVGTLEAVKSVDAGAQVSGQLKVLHVAIGDTVTKDQLLAEIDPATIENRIEINRAELANLQAQLVSKRAQLTFKEANIARQRNLVAGSAAAQQALDQAVADLAAAEADVNATEAQIRKQQATLAGDEVDLGYTKIYAPMAGTIVASPVKEGQTLNAAQTAPTIVTIADLSTMTVRAEVSEADVGRLKAGMEAYFTLLGQPGKRFNGKLRQIEPTPTVENNVVLYNALFDVPNSEGELMTSMSAQVFFVQAAARDVLVVPAGAISMTRPEGGGKPTAEVTVVTASGAREARPVETGIRNRVSVEVKSGLAEGDQVVVTAGGGNSSGGDRNSRRGMRMPPMF encoded by the coding sequence ATGAGCAAGACCGCACGACCGAAAACAGAAGAGAAGGCCGCCGACGCGGCGAGCCCGACGAACGTCACCTTCATGCCCGGCGCCGTGCCGCCGGCCCGCCGCAAGCGGCGTTCGCGCGCCTGGCTGTGGCTGCCGGTCATCGCCATCCTTGCCGGCGCCGGTTATTACGGCTGGCGCGCCTACGCCCCGGCCGAGACGACGACGGCCGTCATCACGCAGGCCGTGGCGCGTGGCGATATCGAGAATGCGGTGACGGCGGTCGGCACGCTGGAGGCGGTGAAGTCCGTCGATGCCGGCGCGCAGGTCTCCGGCCAGCTCAAGGTGCTGCATGTCGCCATCGGCGATACGGTGACGAAGGACCAGCTTCTCGCCGAGATCGATCCCGCCACCATCGAGAACCGCATCGAGATCAACCGGGCCGAGCTTGCCAATCTCCAGGCGCAGCTCGTCTCCAAGAGGGCGCAGCTCACCTTCAAGGAGGCGAACATCGCCCGCCAGCGCAACCTGGTCGCCGGCAGCGCCGCCGCCCAGCAGGCGCTCGACCAGGCGGTCGCCGATCTTGCCGCGGCGGAGGCGGACGTCAACGCCACCGAGGCGCAGATCCGCAAGCAGCAGGCGACGCTGGCCGGCGACGAGGTCGACCTCGGCTATACCAAGATCTACGCGCCGATGGCCGGCACCATCGTCGCCAGCCCTGTGAAGGAAGGCCAGACGCTGAACGCCGCCCAGACGGCGCCGACCATCGTCACCATCGCCGACCTCTCCACCATGACCGTGCGCGCCGAGGTCTCCGAGGCCGATGTCGGCCGCCTCAAGGCGGGCATGGAGGCCTATTTCACGCTGCTCGGCCAGCCCGGCAAGCGCTTCAACGGCAAGCTCCGGCAGATCGAGCCGACGCCGACCGTCGAGAACAATGTCGTGCTCTACAATGCGCTGTTCGACGTGCCGAACTCGGAGGGCGAGCTGATGACGTCGATGAGCGCGCAGGTCTTCTTCGTGCAGGCCGCGGCGCGCGACGTGCTCGTCGTGCCGGCCGGCGCGATCTCGATGACGCGCCCCGAAGGCGGCGGCAAGCCGACGGCGGAAGTGACTGTCGTCACGGCCTCCGGTGCGCGCGAGGCGCGGCCGGTCGAGACCGGCATCCGCAACCGCGTCAGCGTCGAGGTGAAGAGCGGCCTTGCCGAGGGCGATCAGGTCGTCGTCACCGCAGGCGGCGGCAATTCGTCCGGCGGGGACCGGAATTCGCGGCGCGGCATGCGTATGCCGCCGATGTTCTGA
- a CDS encoding DUF982 domain-containing protein, with the protein MAQSWDKIVTIETDGIAHSYTHIQTTEDAARYLLDHWSAQRTLSYRTAVESCAKALKGQVSGCAAYLCFMTAVREANLPLVTARSPAGADLFETDLQQALAEGVLHDTPPISHGRFWWPA; encoded by the coding sequence ATGGCGCAATCCTGGGACAAGATCGTCACCATCGAGACGGACGGCATCGCGCATAGCTATACGCATATCCAGACGACCGAGGACGCCGCCCGCTACCTGCTCGACCATTGGTCGGCGCAAAGGACATTATCCTACCGGACGGCCGTGGAATCCTGCGCGAAAGCGCTGAAAGGACAGGTCAGCGGCTGCGCCGCCTATCTCTGCTTCATGACGGCCGTGCGGGAGGCAAACCTGCCCCTCGTGACGGCGCGCTCCCCTGCCGGCGCCGACCTGTTCGAGACCGACCTGCAACAGGCCTTGGCTGAAGGCGTGCTGCACGACACGCCGCCCATTTCGCACGGGCGTTTCTGGTGGCCGGCCTAG